The following coding sequences lie in one Paenibacillus durus ATCC 35681 genomic window:
- the abc-f gene encoding ribosomal protection-like ABC-F family protein — translation MPILHVKEISKEWNGNPLFLNISFELAEGERMALFGRNGAGKTTLLKGLLGAVAFDSGTVYRCLPVKEWGLLDQQLDPGEGMTARRLVLEGNAETAQLKVRLERLGGRLQSGVGAEKALLDEYGEAYEDYLRLDGYGWEAKAEKALRQLNLPQEVWDLPYRSLSGGQKTRAQLARLLARQPRLLLLDEPTNHLDADTMGWLEEWVSSYSGTVLYVSHDRRFIDRTATSLLELRQDGCRRYPGGYTQYREQKAVEARELEARYRRQELEKKKLEEAIRRYAEWFQQAHRAAGQNDFLRSKSKKNVSRLHAKEAALERLNRDRTAEPRESAKLSMRLTGGEFAAGTLLRTEHAEFAYPGGSPLLKDFSLSVRRCDRIGVIGPNGSGKSTLLKLLAGIYAPTGGTVALHPQTTVGYFAQELEQLDLSSTILDSLLQLPEMTVTEARTILGCFLFTRDDAFKLIGSLSLGEKCRVAFLRLYFGRANLLVLDEPTNYLDIDTREVIEEALKSYPGALLLVTHDRYLLSNIVNRLVVLERGRFPRQFPGTHAEYLSKDREHTMTERERAAEDELGVLKLRLTQLIQVETPESDDENMALLEEIKRLRRRIGELEEKG, via the coding sequence ATGCCGATACTGCATGTGAAAGAGATATCCAAGGAATGGAACGGGAATCCCCTGTTCCTGAATATATCGTTTGAACTGGCCGAGGGAGAGCGGATGGCGCTTTTCGGACGCAACGGAGCGGGCAAGACGACGCTGCTGAAGGGGCTGCTGGGCGCTGTGGCTTTTGATTCGGGGACGGTATACCGTTGCCTGCCTGTCAAGGAATGGGGGCTGCTGGATCAGCAGCTTGACCCAGGGGAAGGAATGACCGCCCGCCGGCTGGTGCTGGAAGGGAACGCCGAGACGGCGCAGCTTAAGGTCCGGCTGGAACGGCTAGGCGGCAGACTCCAAAGCGGCGTCGGAGCGGAGAAGGCCTTGCTGGACGAATACGGCGAAGCCTATGAGGACTATCTTCGGCTGGACGGATACGGCTGGGAGGCGAAGGCGGAAAAAGCGCTGCGGCAGTTGAATCTTCCGCAGGAGGTATGGGATCTGCCTTACCGGTCTTTGAGCGGCGGGCAGAAGACGCGGGCGCAGCTCGCCCGGCTGCTGGCCCGGCAGCCGCGATTACTGCTGCTGGATGAGCCGACCAACCATCTTGACGCGGACACGATGGGATGGCTGGAGGAGTGGGTGTCCAGCTATTCCGGCACCGTGCTGTACGTCTCACATGACCGCCGCTTTATCGACCGCACGGCGACCTCCCTGCTGGAGCTGAGGCAAGACGGCTGCAGGCGATATCCAGGAGGGTACACGCAGTACCGCGAGCAGAAGGCTGTGGAAGCCAGGGAGCTGGAGGCGCGGTACAGAAGACAGGAGCTGGAAAAGAAGAAGCTGGAGGAAGCCATCCGGCGTTACGCGGAATGGTTCCAGCAGGCGCACCGCGCCGCCGGGCAGAACGATTTCCTGCGGTCGAAATCGAAGAAGAATGTCTCCCGGCTGCATGCGAAGGAAGCGGCGCTGGAGCGGCTGAACCGGGACCGCACGGCGGAGCCCCGGGAGAGCGCCAAACTGAGTATGCGGCTTACGGGCGGGGAATTCGCCGCAGGGACCTTGCTTAGGACGGAGCACGCGGAGTTTGCGTACCCGGGAGGGAGTCCTCTGCTGAAGGACTTCAGCCTTTCGGTCCGCCGGTGCGACCGGATCGGCGTGATCGGGCCGAACGGGTCCGGCAAGTCGACGCTGCTGAAGCTGCTGGCGGGAATCTATGCGCCAACCGGCGGGACGGTCGCCCTGCACCCGCAGACGACGGTTGGATATTTTGCCCAGGAGCTGGAGCAGCTCGATCTGTCCTCAACCATTCTGGACAGTCTGCTTCAGCTCCCGGAAATGACGGTGACGGAGGCAAGAACGATTTTAGGCTGCTTTTTATTCACACGGGACGATGCCTTCAAGCTTATCGGCAGCTTAAGCCTTGGCGAGAAATGCCGCGTCGCTTTCCTTAGGCTCTACTTCGGCAGGGCGAATCTGCTGGTGCTGGACGAACCGACCAACTACCTCGATATTGATACAAGGGAAGTTATTGAGGAAGCCTTGAAGTCTTATCCCGGCGCGCTGCTGCTCGTAACGCATGACAGGTATTTGCTGTCGAATATCGTGAACCGGCTGGTCGTGCTGGAGCGCGGGCGCTTCCCGAGACAGTTCCCCGGCACCCATGCGGAGTATCTGTCCAAAGACCGGGAGCATACAATGACGGAACGCGAACGGGCGGCAGAGGATGAGCTTGGCGTGCTGAAGCTGCGGCTGACGCAGCTTATCCAGGTGGAAACACCAGAGAGTGACGATGAGAATATGGCGCTGCTGGAGGAGATTAAGCGGCTGCGCCGGAGGATTGGGGAGCTGGAGGAGAAGGGATAA
- a CDS encoding FMN-binding protein, translated as MKKKLLIVAALILLVGGGWGLTYLYQVRSYQDKVKNLTISDIPFSSLADGTYVGEYDVRFIDAKVQVSVQNGKVTKIDLLKHKNGHGAPAEVILKEIVDKQSLDVDAVSGASNSSKVLKKAVEIALVQGEK; from the coding sequence GTGAAGAAGAAACTGCTGATTGTAGCTGCTCTTATTCTACTCGTGGGGGGCGGCTGGGGGCTTACTTATCTGTATCAGGTCCGCAGCTATCAAGACAAGGTTAAGAATCTCACCATATCCGATATTCCCTTCTCTAGTCTGGCCGATGGCACTTACGTGGGAGAATACGATGTGCGCTTTATCGACGCCAAGGTTCAGGTCAGCGTGCAGAACGGCAAAGTGACCAAGATTGACCTGCTGAAGCATAAGAACGGGCATGGCGCTCCCGCCGAAGTTATTCTTAAAGAAATCGTCGACAAACAGTCGCTGGATGTGGATGCAGTCAGCGGCGCGAGCAATTCCAGCAAGGTCCTGAAAAAAGCGGTGGAGATAGCGCTGGTTCAAGGGGAGAAATAA
- a CDS encoding flavodoxin family protein: MPTKRLLAIKGGPRPDGMTAKMLQIAVQAAAKAGWETDICDLYKIDISACKGCPDCKATGVCPPSGELADLWVKLAFSDLVILSAPTYYANVPGQVKLMFDRLASKAMDRSAAGIAPRPTLSKNQQYLLMTACNTPFPFNRLLGQSSSCLTAMNEFFRISGMTCRGKIVCPGAKKLTEVPAGLASRIESFF; encoded by the coding sequence ATGCCGACGAAACGGCTGCTGGCCATTAAAGGCGGTCCCAGGCCGGACGGAATGACGGCGAAGATGCTGCAAATTGCCGTACAGGCGGCTGCAAAAGCGGGCTGGGAAACAGACATCTGCGATTTATATAAGATTGACATATCCGCCTGCAAAGGATGTCCGGATTGCAAGGCAACCGGAGTGTGCCCTCCCAGCGGCGAGCTTGCCGATTTATGGGTAAAGCTGGCTTTCAGCGACCTGGTTATTCTGTCCGCGCCTACGTATTACGCCAATGTGCCGGGCCAGGTCAAGCTCATGTTCGACAGGCTGGCAAGCAAGGCGATGGACCGCAGCGCCGCTGGCATTGCTCCGAGACCGACTCTGTCCAAAAACCAGCAGTACCTGCTGATGACCGCGTGTAATACGCCGTTTCCGTTCAACCGGCTGCTGGGCCAAAGCTCGTCCTGCCTCACCGCTATGAACGAGTTCTTCCGCATATCGGGCATGACCTGCAGAGGCAAGATCGTCTGTCCGGGCGCCAAGAAGCTGACAGAGGTTCCGGCCGGGTTGGCTTCGCGAATTGAAAGCTTTTTCTAA
- a CDS encoding TetR/AcrR family transcriptional regulator gives MDRTTRKETIANLHQENILLAAEKLFAEKGFAATTMDDIAKSAEYSKRTVYIQFPSKEEIHGRIVLKGFMQLKEHILHDVDDKADFFSKYQALCDSLITFYESSPYLYAGIVDFQTQPLDSRDLPQVKRDIFNVGEEINDVLGGMIRQGIAEGAVNPDTRIKEAILIYWSSLSSLIMVAHRKSSYISETMGATTNGLLEYGCNLLLRMIAKEVQDADETAAGH, from the coding sequence TTGGACCGTACAACGCGCAAAGAGACTATCGCAAACTTGCATCAGGAGAACATTCTCCTTGCAGCGGAGAAGCTGTTCGCGGAAAAAGGCTTTGCGGCGACGACGATGGATGATATCGCCAAGAGCGCCGAATACAGCAAACGCACAGTATACATTCAGTTTCCAAGCAAGGAGGAGATTCATGGCCGGATCGTACTGAAAGGATTTATGCAGCTTAAGGAGCATATTCTGCATGATGTGGATGACAAGGCGGACTTTTTTTCCAAATATCAAGCTCTATGCGACAGTCTGATTACGTTCTATGAGTCCTCTCCCTACCTTTACGCCGGCATTGTCGATTTCCAGACCCAACCGCTGGACAGCCGGGATTTGCCGCAGGTGAAGCGGGACATTTTTAATGTAGGGGAAGAAATTAACGACGTACTTGGAGGCATGATCCGTCAGGGAATTGCGGAAGGGGCTGTTAACCCGGACACCCGGATCAAGGAAGCCATTCTGATCTATTGGAGCAGTCTGTCCTCGCTCATTATGGTGGCGCATCGCAAAAGCAGCTATATCTCCGAAACGATGGGCGCAACAACAAATGGGCTGCTGGAATACGGCTGCAATCTGCTGCTGCGTATGATCGCAAAGGAGGTACAAGATGCCGACGAAACGGCTGCTGGCCATTAA
- a CDS encoding histidine phosphatase family protein, whose product MNTSLYMIRHAVSPYVHGQERNRGLSEQGAADARRVKEILKNEEIAHFVSSPYARAIATMQPLAEEAGKEIILYEGLRERAFLNREYGDDELLAAIRRSFEDEGYKLEGGESNNEAEERAVPIIKRLLREYAGSKIAIGTHGNIMAIIMNYYDKSYGFDFLMSTTKPDIYKLEFAGKKLVRVQRLWGPESGTV is encoded by the coding sequence GTGAATACGAGCCTATACATGATTAGACATGCCGTTTCTCCGTATGTTCACGGACAGGAACGAAACCGCGGGTTATCGGAACAAGGAGCTGCCGATGCGCGAAGAGTAAAGGAGATTTTGAAAAACGAGGAGATTGCACATTTTGTATCCAGTCCCTACGCGCGGGCGATTGCTACCATGCAGCCTTTAGCGGAAGAGGCTGGGAAAGAGATTATTTTATATGAAGGGCTGAGAGAAAGAGCGTTTTTGAACAGGGAATATGGGGATGATGAGTTGCTTGCTGCGATCCGCCGTTCTTTTGAAGACGAAGGTTATAAACTGGAAGGGGGAGAAAGCAACAATGAAGCCGAGGAACGCGCCGTGCCGATTATTAAGCGACTGCTGCGGGAATATGCGGGGAGCAAAATAGCAATTGGAACCCACGGCAATATCATGGCGATCATTATGAACTATTACGATAAGTCGTACGGATTCGATTTTCTGATGTCGACGACCAAGCCGGATATTTATAAGCTGGAGTTTGCGGGGAAGAAGCTGGTGAGGGTGCAGCGGTTATGGGGACCGGAGTCTGGGACCGTGTAA
- a CDS encoding PH domain-containing protein, translating into MANLFSGLLGNYSEVSIPELNSQYGMYLMPDEKIQMGFRLVRDTFIITDERLIFIDHQGVTGKKTRVASISLESLYEVTMETGGTGFDDSEITIHYIQSPYFKTNNPQVGSYRFEFGKKFNVQPIYVALLTLAHQNHKRLNA; encoded by the coding sequence ATGGCGAATCTATTTAGCGGACTGCTGGGCAATTATTCCGAGGTTTCCATTCCCGAGCTGAACAGCCAGTACGGAATGTACCTGATGCCGGATGAGAAGATCCAGATGGGATTCCGCCTCGTGCGGGATACGTTTATCATTACGGACGAACGGCTGATTTTTATCGACCACCAGGGCGTAACCGGCAAAAAGACCCGGGTTGCTTCCATCTCCCTCGAATCGCTGTATGAAGTTACGATGGAAACGGGCGGCACCGGCTTCGATGACAGTGAAATCACCATCCACTATATTCAATCGCCGTATTTTAAGACCAACAACCCGCAAGTCGGCTCGTACAGATTCGAGTTCGGCAAAAAATTCAACGTCCAGCCGATCTACGTCGCGCTGCTCACGCTGGCGCATCAGAACCATAAGCGTCTAAACGCATAG
- a CDS encoding YjgB family protein, with the protein MNKHIKMMTAGVMLTGMLGLAACSSGGGEASPSPSATASPSVPPSAAASSAPATSAASPAASDAAPSGSPGVSAAPSAAASPAPGGGMEQNTAAQLKELLELAKQGKAPGIPFAAHTGLIDDVKQAWGEPDKEEGAGKGIYATYSTKHAVIGFNKGSLIFDVRSSAADLQQLTLKQIEDTLGKPNDVKTSGNDSIYIYNASAQYQLKFVIPKSTGKVDHISVFSEQDSINNMAG; encoded by the coding sequence ATGAACAAGCACATAAAAATGATGACGGCAGGCGTTATGCTCACGGGAATGCTGGGTCTTGCCGCATGCAGTTCCGGAGGCGGAGAAGCATCCCCGTCGCCATCGGCGACTGCCTCACCGTCTGTACCGCCTTCTGCTGCCGCATCGTCAGCCCCGGCGACTTCCGCGGCTTCTCCGGCGGCCAGTGATGCTGCCCCATCGGGCAGTCCGGGCGTTTCCGCCGCGCCTTCGGCCGCTGCATCGCCTGCCCCCGGCGGCGGCATGGAGCAAAATACGGCCGCGCAGCTCAAAGAGCTGCTTGAGCTTGCCAAGCAGGGCAAAGCGCCGGGCATCCCGTTCGCCGCGCACACCGGGCTGATCGACGATGTGAAGCAGGCCTGGGGCGAGCCGGACAAGGAAGAGGGGGCGGGCAAAGGCATCTACGCCACCTACAGCACCAAGCATGCGGTGATCGGATTCAACAAGGGCAGCCTGATTTTTGATGTCCGGTCCAGCGCCGCCGATCTGCAGCAGCTGACGCTGAAGCAGATTGAGGACACGCTTGGCAAGCCGAATGACGTAAAGACCAGCGGGAACGACAGCATCTACATTTACAATGCGAGCGCGCAGTATCAGTTGAAATTCGTGATTCCGAAGTCTACCGGTAAAGTCGATCATATTTCGGTCTTCTCCGAGCAGGATTCCATCAATAATATGGCCGGGTAG